The genomic stretch ccggcttctcgtccctcggaatcgccgcgtgtttccttctcgtccaccagtgtactcatctgcagtcttcgtccctcggtcgcaccccgtactgatcttctcgctagctgcgtctcttgctccccgagcaatctttcgctccgattttcgtccctcagaaccactgcacgctttcttttcgtccgctggtgtactcttccgcagcacctcgtctctcggactcaccgtgtgccgtccttcttgctagctgtgtcttccgctcgagtacctgtactcctaagctcctgcacacttagacacaagattataAACACacgggacctaacttaacttgttgatcacaccaaaataatctTAGGATTCCAACATATAAGTGTTTCCAAAAAAATCAAAGACACTCTGGTCCCTCGAGTCTATGCTTGTTCTCACGAAATCGAAGACACTTGGGTCCCTACACTAAGTTAATGCATGCACTCGATAAATCCAAAATGTTTGTCCAACATCGAGTCCCTGTATGGACTCGAAACCCTTTGACCCTAGTGACTTGACACTAGATTTATataaactaattaaaagaaaCTATAATTGTAAAGGTTTTTCTTCCCATTTCAAAATTCGGTTAAGTACATCATCTCGAgattacaaggaaaagaaagcatgACTACTCTAAATCAACGAGATCTTCCAATGGGATATCATCGAAGACCTTCCTCACACAGATGGTGTTCAGGGGCAAATTAACGGGTATGTGCCCAACCACTCGTAGCTATTTGACTGCTCTGTCAACTCTGTGCTTGACCATTTTACGGATGCAGTCACCGAGTAGATTATAAAACTCTTTCGATCGTGGAAATTCCTTCTTCTGGGTGGTCCAACACTTCTCCTCTCTGGTCAGATAGTCATTGAGTTTCGTCTCCTTACTCTCTAGTTGACCCCATGCGGCTCCAGCATGATCTTCAAGATCTTCATCCAGAGCTATCAATTTGAGTTGGGCATGTCAGATTGGCTCGTCCCGCCAAACAATTTTAGTAGATtggattaaaattttatcattccAAGCCTGCTACAGGCTGACTCGACTAGGCCCGTGGCCTCCGCGAGTTGATCTCCAATGGGCTTGGGTTGACTCGTAGATTAAGAAACACATGTCAAAtaaattttatgttaatttattatctttctttattataatttttaaataaaattatacttttcatcaaatataaatatttatttatatccatttatatttaaaatacctaTTTTTTTTGATACATCTGATTGATGAAacattttcgaagtaaaatgttaaaaatataaaaaaaaaatattttttttttaatttttgatgaacTCGTGGGTTAGCCTGCTTAACTTGCAATCCACCTTGGATCGACCCACTATGTCCACCCACGGCCAACCAAATGGTTGGCCCAACATGGGTCGACTCGTCCTGCCACGCCAAGTCTCAGACTCGACCCTCTCTATCTCCAACTCGGCCCTCATCCCCTCTAACTCTCTCTTCTGAGTCTCCGACTCGGCCTTTATCACCTTTAAGGCAGTCATAGCCTACTCCTGCCATTTCCTCTTTGATGAGGCctataatttcaatttttttagaCGAGCTTCAACTTCATCCGAATGCCCTTTGAGGGATGTCACCTCAGCTTCCACCATGTCTAACTACTGCTGCATAAGACACAACTATGTCGCTTTAGTGGTGATTTCAGCTTTCAATTGCTCAGCTTCAACCCTCGTCGATCCTAAACTTCGATTGGAAGGAGCTTGCTAACCTTCCAACTTATCTAGCCAAGCTCATATATCTTGGTGGGATTGAATGAAATCAGGGAATCAAGTGGTTAGCTTCATCATCTTGGCCCATAACTGCAACATTGATAAGATATTTATCGCAAAACTGAAGGCATAACTTTGCCTTGACATGATAAATCCTACAAGCTCTTATCCTAATCGAACCTAGTGCCATTGACTCTGCCAAAGATCCAAAGGATTTGTGTTGCGcttcctctttagtttcggacCACACCGTGGCCATCCGATGGGTTAATATTATCATAACAGGCCTGGGCTCTTGAGAGATTTCGTATCCCTGAGACACATCTAGTATAGAAGGTGAGCCCCCGCCTGTTCTTTGAGCTGAAGTTGTCAACTCAAGGCTGCTAGTAGAGCTCGTCGGAAGGTCGCCTAGGGAGACTAGGTCGTGAGGTGGACATGAGGAACTTGGTTCGGCTTGAGTGGATCTCGCCTCGATGGGAAGGTCAGCATCAGGACCACTACCGGGAGATTTTGTTCAGCCAGAGGATCCATCGATCAGTGTCTTTTCCTATTTATCCTAAAAGGCTCCTTCAACTCCTTGGAGGAGATAGATATTGTTAGCATCGTGGGGTGGGGTGGGGTGGGGTGGCGGCAACTCCCCCATGTGTACAATCATATTCCTTgaaaaaggtagatccgttaccttagcggcccccctagtgccggccccacggatatggagggaggttcatgcaggtacacagaccataggcgcatggcggggtaaaccccaggtcgtcagttcctgagaatcgacccctggccattacgttagagataccatgcgcccaccgtctgtgctacgccctgggggctacAATCATATTCCTTGAAGAACCCATGCTCGTTCGCATActgcgatttacctccctcgtgatggccttgggtcagGTATGACGGGGGCACTGAGGGTGAGTGTTTCGCCTTTTTTGCCACAATATTCCTTGAAGAACCAATAAGTATAGCACCTCGCTCCTCCAGCTCGGACCCGGTTAAATTCATAGACCTATTTATGGATGCTCTTAATATTGTCTGAGCTGCACAACAAGAAAAAGCCTTCAATTTGCAATCACATATGCCCAAAACAAGAAATCTCTTATTGAAAGATGATTGGAGCTCAGCAGTAATCAAGCTCAACCCAAATCAAAACAAAAGACCTTCCTAGCTCGAGCAAGGAGTTGCAATTGAACTTGATATCCGCTAGCTTGTTAGTGACCTCCAAATAAGTTAGCTCCATCTTGTATTCAGCAGATGCAGGGTTTGGGGCAGCTCACTATGCCAACCAAAGTGCAAGGACATGGAGACAagaggcttgatgaaaaagaattGGGATTTCGATCCCTTATGCGAGGTTGAGAGTTTTTTGAGGAAATTACATGAGAGCTTAGCCGTGAAGTAGAATACCCTAGGTTTTCATCTTCTTTGGATAGAAGAAATAATGAAAGATTCGAGGGGTCAGGGGTACTCGTTACAAGCGAAAAATTATAACCACTACTTAGAGTAGTCGAAAGGAGTTTAGACTAGTTGTGGCAAGGGAATATGAAAGTACATGGAGATCTCGAAGAAGAAAGATGAGATTGAAAATCCAAACTCACCTAATAGATGACCTCGAAAGAAAGTAATAAAGTCTAGAGGTGAATGATGTGATCGGTTAATAACGATTGAGATTACTTTACAGTGGTCGATAGGAATCTCAAACTACAACCATAATTGATTTAAGTCACTTCTGTTAAAATCCGACACCATGATTTCATACTAGGGGTAGAAGGACTGTCGGAAGTCATAGCCAAAAGGGGAAATCATGGACAAAAATATTGAGAAAGCAACACTAAAGAAAAAAACCATAGAGAGAAGACAATGAACTTACATGAGGAGTCACAGAAAAAAACTAGACATTGTCGGATAACGACGACGGGAGAACGGACAAATGTGACGATGTCTTTCGATCACCAACCCTAATATAGTTTGAGCTCTAAATGTCAACTATCAGATTTAGCAGGCAAAAAGGCAGGCTCAAACATTGAACAATTGGATCACGCACTTGAATCCGTGGAATCTCAACAGTCACCTTGAGTTAATCTCCCAACACGGCCTCAACCAGTGTTAACCTTGGTGGGACAGCTTTAACGGCCAAATGTGACACACCAATCGTGATTTCGATATGCAATCATGCATATCTTCCGCATTAACGACGCCATACTTGCTTGTTACTGAGGCGTACAAAGAATAAGTCAATAAACCTAGGGTGCCACGTCAGTCCCGAGTATTAGGTGATGGTCGGGTTGCACACTAGTCactctagtcagtcggactcagaCTTCTTTCGACTAAACTtaagggggagacttgtgatatgaTTTGTATAAGAGCCGATATATGTTAAATTTGGGTCAAGAGTCAAGTTGCTTAGTCAAAAGTGAAACTAGGTGTAAATTAGATATATCATATTTGGACAAAAACCTGACCCCAACAATGGGGTCACCCGACTCCCTCTCAGTTTAGAAATCTGACTCCAATAGCTCGGTCACCCAATTCTCCCTCAACTCAAAAATATGACTCTAATAGCAGGGTCATCCAACTCTCCGTCAACTTAGAAACCCGACTCTAGTAGACAGGATTTGCATCTTACATGGCTCATTGTGCTGCTGCCCCTAGCAGACAATGATAACGTAGTCGTTATCTCTCGAAAAAAGTGGGCAACGTAATCGTTTATCCTGGAAGACATAGGTACTGTAACCTTTTATCATGGAGGACATGAGCAATGTAAGCAATCATCTCAAAACACGTGGAGAATGTAAGAGTATAACTACATCCCTATAAAAGGTCGTCTAGTCCCACGGGCTCTGGTACACACATTACCATTTGGACTTCTCTACTACATCACTTTTATATTCTCCTAGTCCTTgtgctaacttgagcgtcggagtgatCATCGAATCTAATCTCAACGTCCATTCTAATCTATGATTGAGTGTTACAAATATCCTAGATGATCTTATTATCATCGAACCTTTCAAGATCTTTCTATCTCATGTTGTTATGATCTCatatgaaaataataatatctTTATGGGGTGTCTAGTTAGTTAGATGGTGATAGATTTGCTATAATATGGTAGGAGCAATCCCGATATATGCATGTCCTTGGAAAAATAATTTCTCCCATCTCTTAACCATTTGATAGTCAGTTATAAGTTAATTTCGTAATTTATCCCTCTAAATATAATTTAGGGACAGATCGAGTAGAACTAGGTCGATCATCTTCGGTGGAAAATTTTTTTGGGATCAGACTGATCATCTTAGGGATAgtcaataaaattaattgaaattatttttttcttttttttaagggCAGATCGAGTAGGATACTTGACAGGAAGATAATTATGTTTTACTACTATCAGATGGAAACATTAAtaaaagttataaaaaaaaatcctaattcaTAAGGAGGGACGCTCATTTTCGTACCAAAAGCAACGCTCCTGATAAAGTGTTGACATTGGATAAAAAACCTCCATGCAAGAACTAATGCTATGTTTACTTTAAAGTATAGATGAAGAAAGTGGAGAAATCTATGGTGAAAGATTATCTTTGGAGGAAGATAAGAGAAagggtaaaaaatattttttccccaCATATTTATTTATCTTGATAAAGAAAAGTAAATACATGtgatataattttataaataaaaaaaagttatatgtatttttttttgaatatatAGTGTAATTTTAATTATGGGTTAAAATAGATTAatgtatcattttttttttatatgatataattttatgaATGAAAAAGGTCCTAATTTTAGAATGATAGATTTTGActctaaaatatttaaaaaaatttctatctcaaaattttaataaaataaatgataaatatttttctactaaaaatttatctttaatttaCTTTTCGTTCTCCCAAATAAATTGATCCGACTACTCGATTCACCGAAACGATGTATCACATGCATTTGCTCCAATTTATAATCCTGATTAGAGAAGTCACAGCCAAAATTTTTTAGAGCTAGAAGTTATTGTATAATTTtgtccaaattaaaaaaaaataatagcaaaTTTATTATAGCAGCAAAGACATAATTAGTCGGAACGAAGACATATTTAGGAAATAATAAATGtcatattttttaaacaataaataataaatttatcatgcaaataaaattttaatgaaatagATTTATTTAAATGTTTGTATAACATGGAAAAGATTAGTTACTTCTGAAAACGTCTGtagtaaatttattaaaaattataaaatacctGATACAGtagttacttaaaaaaaaatccttagaatcgataattttaattaacaaacaaAAAACAGCAACGCTCCGAAATTGAATCAAAGACATAAGAAAAttacaatttttaaattttataatatttatgtgCATAACGCGTCCACCCCATTTAATTAACAAATTCACCTTTGGATTTTTAGTAATTTATGGAAACTTTTTTTTTTGGCAAGAATTTACACATGCAATTAACTCAATCGGGTCAACCATGACGACTTTGGGCGGTGCCGGAAGATTCTATTTTGCCGGCGATGGCGGTGGCGGTGGAGGCGACAGCGTCACCGGTTCCGTAGCCTTCGAAGGGCGCCATCGGATACGCTATCGTTCCCTTGCCAGAAACGTCCATTTCCCCCTTCCTCACTGAGACCGAGACTGCACTCTCGCCCTCCCCTCGCATCCCCGTCGCCCACGACGGGATCTTGAAGGACATATTTCGAAGAAAGAACGACGGCCAGCGGTCCGATCTACCGAGTCGGGTGCTCCTCGACTGGCGGCTGCTGCCTTCCGCTCCCCCGCGGCCGCGGTGGCCTGATCGGGAACTCCCTTCATCGGGGATCGGGTGCGCGAAGCAGCTGGTGGATCGGTGGAACTTCCTGGCGGAGAGAATCTCCTTCCTTATGTGCTCTGGCAGCCGTAGGGTGAACCGGTCAGCGTCCTCCACCGGCGGGATCATAGGGTCCCCCGTTGAGTGAGACCGCAGGAAACTCGCCGACGGCCGCCCGGACCGCGACCGCGCTGCCCGCTGCTGACTCCCGATCCGCTCTAGTTCGATGGCCgcttccttcctctcctcctcctccggaTCGACGACGATCGCGACGTGGTCCGGGGCCGGGGCGGCAGGGGTTTCCTGAGTGCGCGCGGGAGGCGCGCCGTGATCAGCGGAGTCGGCGGCCGATTGCTCGGCGAGGTTGGCGCGGCAGACGGGGCATGTGACGTGGGCCTCGAGCCAAGCGTCGATGCAATCGAGGTGGAAGACGTGGTTGCAGTGGGGGAGGAGGCGGAGCGCCTCGTCGTCCTCGAACTCGCAGAGGCACACCGCGCACTCCAACGCGCCATTCCCCGCCTTCAACCACTTCACCTGCGAGTACAGCATCGTGGGGAACGTCTCGATCATCTCCGGGCTCAGCCCCTGCGGCCGTGACAGCCTGGACGCCGCTGCCATGCGGAGGTGTAAGCTGAAGCTCTCGTCCTCGTCGCGGTTCGAGCGAATGCACACGCAGGATAAGCAGAGAAAGAAGCAGATTGCCATAACGGAGACAGAGATGACGGACATGGCCTGAGTGAACTTGCCAAAGTTGTAGTATCTAAAGCCGCTGCTGGATGGCGGTGGAGGCTGAGCAGCGACGCACTGGGGGGCGAGGAGGAGAAACAGGATGGCTGCGGTGAGCGATCCGTCGATCGGACGGCGGCTGCGCAGCCTGCGCTTCGTGCTCATGGAGGCAGCCGTCAAGTGACAGATTTGCACAAGCACAGAGGAGGTGATTATAAGTAGGCGACGAATCGAAAAGCGAGAAAGAAAGCCAGACGGTGGGCCCAGCATCAGCTCTCTGGGTAGATTTCCGTTTTTATTCAAAGAAAGCAACTCCTTCCACATGTTACCCATCTTTTACCACTCTTACAATTCGTGGGACCTATTGCTTTTTCCAGACTAATAACGCGAGCGACAAGCGACTGAGACAGCGAGCGTCGAAATCCATGCGATCGCCACGTAGGCTTCGCGTAAGAAGCACGTACGTCGGAACGAATAGGATGCCCTCCCGAACGATCGTCCAGCGCATCGCGTTCCCATCAATTGATGGCGCCGTGCCCTCCTTCTCTTGGTTTTTGACTATTCCGACGACTTGGAGTCTGTTTCCTTGACGGTGTGGAAAGGAAAAAGGGAGCTGACTGACAAAGAAAGACTCCTGGGAGTGGAGCCACGTCTTTTTTCCATATTCACTTGAAGAAAAAAGCTGATGGGGAATGGGGTAGATCCGCTGCCGCCGTAGTTTTCGTAGCTCAAAGTAAATATGGTAGATTCGCTACAGTTCGATCTCTAAACTGAAATAATGAACTGTATGATGTatagattttaaagttaaaattgatgAACGGTATAAAGTTTACGGTGATCACCCGATCTCCTAAAAATGAATAATAATCTGTGTAATTATTGTAGGCTTCATAGCTACCCCCTTATAGATCCATAAACTAAATTCCATAGTTTTTCAGATGttgtttttctttcttattttctctaatttttttttggatGAATTGCTTGGACGCTAATATAATAGAAATCTAATAAGAGATACAATGATAATTTGTCGCAATTAATAGTAGGCAACGTGGGCATCATAGGCAACCCACGCCTCCTATTACTCACATCTCTTACTTATCCAAATCAATTCATTAATACTAATTAGTCATAAAGACCAAATATAATTAAGTCACAAAAACTAATTAGTATCAAGTCATAAAGATTATAGAAGAATCAAGTCACAAAGATAATACAAGAACATTCATTTCATACATTAGAAAAAATAATTCGTGCGACATCAAATATACAAAGCAATTGATGCTAAGaaaattgttacaccttacaaAGTCGCTCTCTGATCGATCAATACTAATAAAGttattacactttacttagccgctcttccaaatgaatcagagacatccatattttttcttttacttcCGATTAAATCATTTACATCAGTGTGAACATCTTTAATCCCTCATAATGACAATTATGTCGAGAACATGTTCCATATCTCCAATTAATACAATTATTCACAATCATAATAAACAATATAATTAGTCGactagtgaataaatgtcaaaaatataaatctatcatgattttcttttttagttagaatctatttattctaatcagtcgctttcctagttatatTCTATAGATCaactaaaattaacttataaTCCCAAGGCTCTCATATGgtagatgatcctgtccgaatcgctgaaccaacggacgctgggcacgtgacgctctcctgGCAGCTGACGTAGATCCTCGGCCGGTCGGACGGCgctccggcggacctgcacagaagtcgggtcgggaagggattcccgacggcgaccctccgacgctcaagtcaggcaagcaagcagtgaaaaagtggctcCCCCAATatcagaacgcgtacctccggcgaagggtgagggcctttatataggcagCGAaaaagcgagtgtacacataccgaggtgtacacatgtccgcggcccataccccagtaagggcttgtcagtgagcttacctgacccatactgctacagtccaagcatgtcctcgatgggatagtggaaccccctgtcataagatttgaaaTATGGCCTACAcgtggaacatacccgctgtcagaaaaaggtgtcacttgtccttttgccttTACTCCCCGGAGAGAGTCCGGACGGCCCGCTTCCGtgacatccggccggacgtatgcggtggtttacttagggaagttctcaatcacgtgctttgtggagactattagcagtatgctacctgatCGTTTTGGTCGAGCGTGCAATCCGATCGGCTCTGCGATCTCAtccgctgagcgccggaaccctgactttcgacgagacgcctttaaccatcaactaGACACCAGCCGGCCGGAACCCGCCCTCGCCGCTCGGCCACCGCCACTTTGCCttacacgtggcgttgaccccaccGAATGGgggcccctgttcttacaaccggagaCTGACTGGACTACTAGCCTAGCCGGTCGGCACCTTCATGCACTCCTGTTCTGCTCGATTTCCCGCAGGGACGGCCGTAAGGTCAGTCAATCCACAACCTTCCTCGGATCTCCTCGTAACCTGCGCCAAtcctcgacattaaggctgagcatgcgctcattaaatgcctcgaatggctgaatgccacgtggcgcactaTCGTCATCGTACGATGGAGGCGGCGTGgggctttgatgggatcgaggcggttcgaaatggacggcgcgatgtgcACTTTGACTCCCATGACCTGGATCCAATGGCAGAGGCCGCCCGCCCTCCGCCATATAAAATCTTCGCTCTCTCCCATTCCCCTCACTTGCTTTCTCGATTTCAACCCCTGCCCCCAGcgcttggagctccggcgataccGTTTCTGTTCTCCGACACTTTCCGGCGCCTCTTCCTCGATCCTTTTTCCCCACAGTAAGGCTTTacaccttttctttcttgtttccggTGTTTACTCCGTGTTTGTCTCCCCAGTTTCAATCCTTGAAACCTCTTTTCGCTTGctatttttctcctgccttttgcttttttgatttcttccgatcggcccatggctagctcttcccatccCGAAGACCAATCCCTTGGTccctggtacaccaccatgcagtcacgATTTGATCAACGTGACTTTGACATTCTaaccgataattttgaaatccccgaagattttgaacttcttttagctggTCCTTCCGCTTGCCCGCAccggccgccgcgcggagccatCCGTTCATCATAgacgtttgtaattttttcggtgtgccgcttggcagtctggtacccaacacctttcgtctcctctgtggtgttgttgttttgttcaagattcacaacatccccctccgaccggaggtcttcttttatttctattaccccaagcaagccgagccgggcaccttcatg from Zingiber officinale cultivar Zhangliang chromosome 5B, Zo_v1.1, whole genome shotgun sequence encodes the following:
- the LOC121986967 gene encoding E3 ubiquitin-protein ligase ATL31-like, whose amino-acid sequence is MNSKTHTIITLLVVAVIAKSELLSLNKNGNLPRELMLGPPSGFLSRFSIRRLLIITSSVLVQICHLTAASMSTKRRLRSRRPIDGSLTAAILFLLLAPQCVAAQPPPPSSSGFRYYNFGKFTQAMSVISVSVMAICFFLCLSCVCIRSNRDEDESFSLHLRMAAASRLSRPQGLSPEMIETFPTMLYSQVKWLKAGNGALECAVCLCEFEDDEALRLLPHCNHVFHLDCIDAWLEAHVTCPVCRANLAEQSAADSADHGAPPARTQETPAAPAPDHVAIVVDPEEEERKEAAIELERIGSQQRAARSRSGRPSASFLRSHSTGDPMIPPVEDADRFTLRLPEHIRKEILSARKFHRSTSCFAHPIPDEGSSRSGHRGRGGAEGSSRQSRSTRLGRSDRWPSFFLRNMSFKIPSWATGMRGEGESAVSVSVRKGEMDVSGKGTIAYPMAPFEGYGTGDAVASTATAIAGKIESSGTAQSRHG